Proteins from a single region of Luteolibacter sp. Y139:
- a CDS encoding choice-of-anchor D domain-containing protein: MTPLSMPSLAPLLRLCRRRKRGLLALSLALAAGYPLAEGAAIPYSQARIFQSTSTARQVDTLAGRSVALGQTLAVIGSPYDNVGGEESGVVWVHDATSGALLQRFDNPSPFKQSHFGWSVAVSGSLVAVGVPDDNTNENDAGIVYVYNLASSTPSFPVFVLPDPSPAENDSFGSSVAMSGSRLVVGAPKAGANAGRVYAYNLSSGSPTTPVVQINNPAATVNFGHAVAIDGTRIVASALQETGTGDTCRVHVFDLNSPTPNQPLLSLADPTPASNDQFGFSVAILGNRVAATAPLHDNGFNNSGIAYIYDTGSGTPAVPQYTLLNPAPALDDNFGTSITLAGSRAVVGVALDDQGGTDSGVACVYDFNSGSPTVPVLTIQNPGAPGGDEFGRAVSLFGNRLLVSAPDDDVGISLDVGSAYLFDLSTGTPATALFMFNDASPSSHEEFGFSVAISGNLAVVGSQKDDKIASNAGTVSVYNLAAAFPEQPILVIDNPSPTTNDYFGTAVGVSGTKVVVSAYQEDTSGNNNAGAVYIYDTTSPTPGTPVRTLINPTPQSQDQFGNSVAISGNYVVVGCAKNDVAPGVDAGSAYVYDLTSATPTVPILTLDNPAPANDDWFGHAVSISGTKLVVGAHQNDTGAVDAGSVYVYDIASGTPTVPIRVIDNPAPATDDEFGYSVGISGNRIVIGCRQDDAGATDAGSAYLYDLSSPNPGTPVATLVHPDPENEEYFGTAVAISGTRIIVSAPEDDLAATDGGCGYVYEVTSATFPQPADRVVSEDQPDNEQLGFSVAIDGVHVLMGAPQHDGNTVGRGAAYIFDPQPPTPQMQVEQPPGTGLIAGQASIQFGNVAIGSPAVTQTVTIRNVGTSDLQVTGISLMGGNSENFAAQPVSLPATLPVDQILQFNVSFTSTTTGTRITTLKIDSNASIHTFEVTLTGQALSSADDTDGDGINDVAELSMQALGFDWQVNDEELVAILQAGANSLGLYGQSQMEAIHGTQVITVDGGTGRYTLKLPVEKSVDLMNFSLYPIQTPAVSIGGQGSLDLQITPAGSRGFFRFDPH, translated from the coding sequence ATGACCCCGCTTTCCATGCCATCGTTGGCTCCGCTGCTCCGCCTGTGCAGGCGGAGGAAGCGCGGGCTGCTGGCGTTGTCGCTGGCACTCGCAGCGGGCTACCCGTTGGCAGAGGGTGCGGCGATTCCCTATTCGCAGGCGCGGATCTTCCAATCCACGAGCACCGCCCGCCAGGTGGACACCCTCGCGGGCCGGAGTGTGGCGCTCGGCCAGACGCTCGCGGTGATCGGTTCCCCCTACGACAATGTCGGCGGCGAGGAGAGCGGCGTGGTCTGGGTGCATGACGCCACCAGCGGTGCCCTGCTACAGCGCTTCGATAATCCGTCACCCTTCAAGCAAAGCCACTTCGGCTGGTCGGTCGCGGTCTCCGGCTCGCTCGTCGCAGTCGGGGTTCCGGATGACAACACGAATGAGAACGACGCTGGCATCGTCTACGTCTACAACCTCGCTTCGTCCACGCCATCCTTCCCGGTCTTCGTCCTTCCTGATCCATCGCCAGCGGAGAACGACAGCTTCGGCTCGTCGGTCGCCATGTCAGGCAGCCGCCTGGTCGTCGGAGCCCCGAAGGCCGGAGCCAATGCCGGACGGGTCTACGCCTACAATCTCTCGTCGGGATCCCCGACGACACCGGTGGTCCAGATCAACAACCCGGCTGCCACGGTCAACTTCGGCCACGCGGTCGCCATCGACGGCACCAGGATCGTCGCCAGTGCGCTTCAGGAAACCGGCACCGGCGACACCTGCCGCGTCCACGTTTTCGACCTCAACTCGCCCACCCCGAACCAGCCGCTGTTGTCGCTCGCCGACCCCACGCCAGCCAGCAACGACCAGTTCGGTTTTTCCGTCGCAATCCTGGGCAACCGCGTCGCAGCGACCGCTCCGCTGCACGACAATGGCTTCAACAACTCCGGCATCGCCTACATCTACGACACCGGTTCCGGCACGCCCGCCGTGCCCCAGTACACCCTGCTCAATCCGGCACCCGCTCTGGACGATAACTTCGGCACCTCCATCACCCTCGCAGGCTCACGCGCCGTTGTTGGAGTGGCTTTGGATGATCAGGGCGGCACCGATTCCGGCGTGGCTTGCGTCTACGATTTCAATTCCGGTTCACCCACCGTGCCGGTCTTGACCATCCAAAACCCCGGCGCTCCCGGCGGTGATGAATTCGGCCGCGCCGTTTCCCTTTTCGGAAATCGCCTGCTCGTTTCCGCACCCGACGACGACGTCGGCATTTCCCTGGATGTCGGCTCGGCCTACCTCTTCGATCTCTCCACCGGCACCCCTGCCACCGCGCTGTTCATGTTCAACGATGCGAGCCCGTCGTCCCACGAGGAATTCGGCTTTTCCGTCGCCATCAGCGGCAACCTCGCAGTGGTCGGCAGCCAGAAGGACGACAAGATCGCCAGCAACGCCGGCACCGTGTCCGTCTACAATCTCGCCGCGGCTTTTCCCGAGCAGCCGATTCTCGTCATCGACAATCCCAGCCCCACCACCAACGACTACTTCGGCACCGCGGTCGGCGTGTCCGGCACCAAGGTGGTGGTCTCCGCCTATCAGGAAGACACCAGCGGCAATAACAATGCCGGCGCGGTTTACATCTACGATACCACTTCGCCCACACCGGGCACCCCCGTCCGGACCCTGATCAATCCCACGCCCCAGAGCCAGGATCAGTTCGGCAACTCGGTGGCCATCTCCGGCAACTACGTCGTCGTCGGATGCGCCAAGAACGATGTGGCACCCGGCGTGGATGCCGGCAGCGCCTACGTCTACGATCTCACGTCCGCCACGCCCACGGTGCCCATCCTGACCTTGGACAATCCCGCCCCGGCGAACGACGACTGGTTCGGCCACGCCGTTTCGATCTCCGGCACCAAGCTGGTCGTGGGCGCCCACCAGAATGACACCGGCGCCGTCGATGCGGGCAGCGTCTACGTCTACGACATCGCTTCCGGCACCCCCACCGTCCCCATCCGCGTCATCGACAATCCTGCGCCCGCCACGGACGATGAATTCGGCTACTCGGTGGGCATCTCCGGAAACCGCATCGTGATCGGCTGCCGCCAGGATGATGCCGGCGCCACCGATGCCGGCTCGGCCTATCTCTACGATCTCTCCTCGCCGAATCCCGGCACACCGGTCGCCACCCTCGTCCATCCCGATCCGGAGAATGAAGAGTATTTCGGCACCGCCGTCGCCATCTCGGGCACCCGCATCATCGTGAGCGCCCCGGAAGACGATCTGGCCGCCACCGACGGCGGCTGCGGCTACGTGTACGAAGTCACCTCGGCCACCTTTCCCCAGCCCGCCGACCGCGTCGTTTCCGAAGATCAACCTGACAACGAGCAGCTCGGATTCTCGGTCGCCATCGATGGCGTCCATGTCCTGATGGGCGCCCCCCAGCATGACGGAAACACTGTGGGCCGCGGCGCGGCCTACATCTTCGATCCCCAGCCGCCCACACCGCAAATGCAGGTCGAGCAGCCGCCGGGCACCGGCCTGATCGCCGGACAGGCCAGCATCCAGTTTGGCAACGTTGCCATCGGCAGCCCGGCCGTCACCCAAACGGTCACCATCCGGAACGTGGGAACCTCCGATCTCCAGGTCACTGGCATCTCCCTCATGGGCGGAAATTCCGAGAACTTCGCGGCCCAGCCCGTCAGCCTGCCAGCCACCTTGCCGGTGGATCAGATCCTCCAGTTCAACGTTTCCTTCACCTCGACCACCACCGGCACCCGCATCACCACCCTGAAGATCGATAGCAACGCCTCCATCCATACCTTCGAGGTCACGCTCACCGGTCAGGCGCTCTCATCCGCCGACGATACCGACGGCGACGGCATCAATGACGTGGCCGAGCTGTCGATGCAGGCCCTCGGCTTCGACTGGCAGGTCAATGACGAGGAGCTCGTCGCCATCCTCCAGGCCGGTGCCAATTCCCTCGGCCTCTACGGGCAGAGCCAGATGGAAGCCATCCACGGCACACAGGTCATCACCGTCGACGGCGGCACCGGCCGCTACACCCTCAAGCTGCCAGTGGAAAAATCCGTGGATCTGATGAACTTCAGCCTCTATCCGATCCAAACGCCCGCCGTTTCCATCGGCGGCCAAGGCAGCCTCGACCTGCAAATCACCCCCGCCGGCTCCAGGGGATTCTTCCGCTTCGACCCCCATTAA
- a CDS encoding sugar transferase, protein MGAVTLERHPEYRTATSRKPANASFVRRPPRAAKRTAIPAPAWKRALDVSLVVMTLPVSIVLILAVTLWIRLVSRGPALFLQQRVGHGEKLFTIFKFRTMHQGAPTRDHELHVARLVDSDRPMVKLDQLGDKRMIPGACFLRSTGLDELPQLFNVLRGEMSLVGPRPCIPGEHGFFNSAQRERFQVLPGLTGLWQVSGKNRTTFREMAAFDVDYAQRSSLALDLSVLMRTPMALRREMKQCCQHQRHSKVARLDEPLLNYSGQRWGDRS, encoded by the coding sequence TTGGGAGCCGTCACTCTTGAGCGGCATCCCGAATACCGCACGGCAACTTCGCGCAAGCCTGCCAACGCAAGCTTCGTCCGGAGACCACCGCGTGCGGCCAAGCGGACCGCCATCCCCGCTCCCGCATGGAAGCGCGCGCTCGATGTGTCGCTGGTCGTGATGACCTTGCCCGTCTCGATCGTGTTGATCCTGGCCGTGACGCTGTGGATCCGCCTCGTTTCGCGCGGCCCGGCATTGTTCCTCCAGCAGCGCGTCGGCCACGGCGAGAAACTCTTCACCATCTTCAAATTCCGCACCATGCATCAGGGTGCGCCCACCCGGGACCACGAACTCCACGTGGCTCGTCTGGTCGACTCCGATCGCCCGATGGTGAAGCTCGACCAGCTTGGCGACAAGCGGATGATCCCCGGTGCCTGCTTCCTCCGCAGCACCGGCCTCGATGAACTCCCGCAGCTCTTCAATGTGCTGCGCGGCGAAATGAGCCTCGTCGGTCCGCGCCCCTGCATCCCGGGAGAACACGGCTTCTTCAACTCCGCCCAGCGCGAGCGCTTCCAGGTGCTGCCCGGCCTCACCGGCCTCTGGCAGGTCAGCGGTAAGAACCGCACCACCTTCCGCGAGATGGCCGCCTTCGATGTCGACTACGCCCAACGCTCCTCCCTCGCCCTCGACCTTTCCGTGCTCATGCGCACCCCGATGGCCCTGCGCCGGGAAATGAAGCAATGCTGCCAGCACCAGCGCCACTCCAAGGTCGCACGCCTGGATGAGCCGCTGCTGAACTACAGCGGGCAGCGCTGGGGAGACCGGTCATGA
- a CDS encoding Gfo/Idh/MocA family protein, producing MKDTLGVGIVGCGYWGPNLARNFSHHPDAEVRALCDLDPERLEHVRRLHPDACIFTDFKRFLATTSLDVVVIATPVKTHHALAKAALLAGKHVLVEKPMATSAAECEDLVAIARSEGLTLMVGHTYLYSEPVRKIADIIRSGGIGELKYINCQRLNLGLFQQDINVAWDLAPHDLSIILHLMGEAPERVNCQGNAHITPGVEDVTNLSLGFKRQRFATIQSSWLEPRKVRQMTFVGTHKMIVYDDLQPLEKIRIYDVRVECPPHYDSFAEFQYSYHYGDCYLPRIEQSEPLKTMCAHFIECVREQRRPLTCGQRGLEIVRILEASSESLRAGGGPIQFTARPASPRHIEPEPEPLSS from the coding sequence ATGAAGGACACGCTCGGCGTCGGCATCGTCGGATGTGGCTACTGGGGGCCGAACTTGGCCCGCAACTTCAGCCACCACCCCGATGCCGAAGTCCGGGCCCTCTGCGACCTTGATCCCGAACGCCTCGAGCACGTCCGCCGACTGCATCCGGACGCGTGCATTTTCACCGACTTCAAGCGCTTCCTCGCCACCACCTCGCTGGACGTGGTGGTGATCGCCACCCCGGTCAAAACCCACCACGCTCTCGCGAAGGCTGCCCTTCTCGCCGGCAAGCATGTGCTGGTCGAGAAGCCGATGGCCACGTCCGCCGCCGAGTGCGAGGACCTCGTCGCGATCGCCCGCAGCGAAGGCCTGACCCTCATGGTCGGCCACACCTACCTCTACTCCGAGCCCGTCCGCAAGATCGCCGACATCATCCGCTCCGGCGGCATCGGCGAGTTGAAATACATCAACTGCCAGCGCCTCAATCTCGGCCTCTTCCAGCAAGACATCAATGTCGCCTGGGATCTCGCACCCCACGACCTCTCAATCATCCTCCACCTCATGGGGGAAGCACCCGAGCGGGTGAACTGCCAGGGCAACGCCCACATCACCCCCGGCGTCGAGGATGTCACGAACCTTTCCCTTGGCTTCAAGCGCCAGCGCTTCGCCACCATCCAGAGCAGTTGGCTGGAACCGCGGAAGGTCCGCCAGATGACCTTCGTCGGCACCCACAAGATGATCGTTTACGATGATCTCCAGCCGCTCGAAAAGATCCGCATCTACGACGTGCGGGTCGAGTGTCCGCCCCACTACGACAGCTTCGCCGAGTTCCAGTACTCCTATCACTACGGCGATTGCTACCTGCCGCGGATCGAGCAGAGCGAGCCGCTGAAAACGATGTGCGCCCACTTCATCGAATGCGTGCGCGAGCAACGCCGGCCGCTCACCTGCGGACAGCGCGGCCTCGAGATCGTGAGGATCCTTGAAGCCAGCTCGGAGTCGCTGCGCGCCGGGGGCGGCCCCATCCAATTCACCGCCCGGCCTGCCTCTCCACGCCACATCGAACCGGAACCGGAGCCTCTTTCGTCATGA
- a CDS encoding acyltransferase — protein sequence MTGSPSHNLRIAADVVLGERVKLVDFVNLYGCEIGDDTKIGTFVEIQRGAKIGARCKISSHTFICEGVRIEDEVFVGHGVMFVNDRYPRAANPDGSLKTDEDWNCEATLVAAGASIGSGCTILAGLTIGRGAMIGAGSVVTRDVPPRTVVAGNPARFIREIPANDFEFLHRPHAIA from the coding sequence ATGACCGGTTCCCCTTCACACAACCTGCGGATCGCCGCGGACGTGGTGCTTGGCGAGCGGGTCAAGCTCGTCGACTTCGTGAACCTCTACGGCTGCGAGATCGGCGACGATACCAAGATCGGCACCTTCGTCGAAATCCAACGCGGCGCGAAAATCGGCGCCCGCTGCAAGATCTCCAGCCACACCTTCATCTGCGAAGGCGTCCGCATCGAGGACGAGGTCTTCGTCGGCCACGGTGTGATGTTCGTCAACGACCGCTATCCCCGCGCCGCGAATCCCGATGGCTCGCTCAAGACCGACGAGGATTGGAACTGCGAAGCCACCCTCGTGGCAGCAGGCGCCTCGATCGGCTCGGGCTGCACCATCCTCGCCGGCCTCACGATCGGCCGCGGCGCCATGATCGGTGCCGGCAGCGTGGTCACCCGCGACGTCCCGCCCCGCACCGTGGTCGCCGGGAACCCCGCCCGCTTCATCCGCGAGATCCCCGCAAACGATTTCGAATTCCTCCACCGACCCCACGCGATCGCGTAA
- a CDS encoding GumC family protein — MQKTAPTPAKGGLGLQDILFVLFKHKWKILFLGLLGIGAAAGLYVTQKPLYESHAKILVTQVIQRGGLEGTDSQLDAGGRAGEQVLNTEMAIIRSGALAAKVAERLKVSPRMVQGGLEVAPEARGSNVLLITYRNADAELAQNVLAEVVKLYPDEHLEVRRSLGSLDSVFKQTDLIKEKLEQTEKELNKLKADTGIVSVREQSLSLTTQRDKTQGDIVTAEAELAAQESRVESLQGKLSGEAAAPDAKAGSKPATVAPTAEQVDEYRELSRRLEYLQQQDLALRSKFASGNPQVLRNQQDINNTKASRNALLAKAPGLAMEAVVSHGEPVANPAAELDHEKALVGSIKARIGRYKSHITELDTKFKQLTEVEPKVAALEREREMLDNEYRLLETNSKKATIDRTVDRANIPGLTVMDQPSQAELSVSQTTKKVMLGLCGGGFALGLLVAFLLELVVDRRIARPTEIETRLQVPLMLSIPYVRPKNRGAALIANDSSEEDNGGKPMLPAVRKTNGFPAFPGRTDHFIHPYSEAIRDRIVFNFQINNMTHKPKLMAVTGLTAGAGTSTIAAGLAKAFSEVNGAKVLLVDLNSSYPDDNPMFGNKPLHSVVGALQAARNTRFKEGGQNLYLASAAAAKSDSATPFGPMHLYELLPHFRASEFDYVIFDMPPMGQTSPTLAMAGLMDKVLLVVDGEDTSRDALKWGYSELIKGRADVSCVFNKARSHAPRWVAGEI; from the coding sequence ATGCAAAAGACCGCCCCCACCCCCGCCAAAGGAGGCCTTGGCCTTCAGGACATCCTGTTCGTCCTCTTCAAGCACAAGTGGAAGATCCTTTTCCTGGGTCTGCTCGGTATTGGTGCTGCTGCCGGCCTCTACGTCACGCAGAAGCCGCTCTACGAATCGCACGCCAAGATCCTCGTCACCCAGGTCATCCAGCGCGGCGGCCTCGAGGGCACCGATAGCCAGCTCGATGCCGGCGGCCGCGCGGGCGAGCAGGTGCTGAATACCGAGATGGCGATCATTCGCAGCGGCGCTCTCGCGGCCAAGGTCGCCGAGAGGCTGAAGGTTTCACCCCGCATGGTTCAGGGTGGCCTCGAAGTCGCCCCCGAGGCCCGCGGCAGCAATGTCCTCCTCATCACCTATCGCAATGCCGATGCCGAGCTCGCCCAGAACGTGCTCGCCGAGGTGGTGAAGCTTTATCCGGACGAGCACCTTGAAGTGCGCCGCTCGCTCGGCTCCCTCGATTCGGTCTTCAAGCAGACCGACCTGATCAAGGAAAAGCTCGAGCAGACCGAAAAGGAACTCAACAAGCTGAAGGCCGATACCGGAATCGTCTCGGTCCGCGAGCAATCGCTCTCGCTCACCACCCAGCGCGACAAGACCCAGGGTGACATCGTCACCGCCGAGGCGGAACTCGCCGCCCAGGAGTCCAGGGTCGAATCCCTGCAGGGCAAGCTTTCCGGTGAAGCCGCTGCGCCCGATGCGAAGGCCGGCTCCAAGCCCGCCACCGTCGCGCCGACCGCCGAACAAGTGGACGAATACCGCGAACTCTCCCGCCGCCTGGAGTATCTCCAGCAGCAGGATCTCGCCCTGCGCAGCAAGTTCGCTTCCGGAAATCCACAGGTCCTCCGCAATCAGCAGGACATCAACAACACCAAAGCGTCTCGCAATGCCCTGCTTGCCAAAGCTCCGGGCCTGGCGATGGAAGCCGTCGTCTCGCACGGTGAACCCGTCGCGAATCCCGCCGCCGAACTCGATCACGAGAAGGCCCTGGTAGGCTCGATCAAGGCTCGCATCGGTCGCTACAAGTCCCACATCACCGAGCTGGACACCAAGTTCAAGCAGCTCACCGAAGTCGAGCCCAAGGTCGCCGCCCTCGAACGCGAGCGCGAGATGTTGGACAATGAATACCGCCTGCTCGAAACCAACAGCAAGAAGGCCACCATCGACAGAACGGTCGATCGCGCGAATATCCCCGGCCTCACCGTCATGGATCAGCCGAGCCAGGCCGAGCTGAGCGTCAGCCAGACCACCAAGAAGGTCATGCTGGGACTCTGCGGCGGCGGCTTCGCCCTCGGACTTCTCGTCGCCTTCCTCCTCGAACTCGTCGTCGACCGCCGCATCGCCCGGCCCACCGAGATCGAAACCCGGCTCCAGGTGCCGCTCATGCTTTCCATCCCCTACGTGCGGCCGAAGAACCGTGGCGCTGCGCTGATCGCAAACGACAGCAGCGAAGAAGACAACGGCGGCAAGCCGATGCTCCCCGCCGTGCGCAAGACCAATGGCTTCCCCGCCTTCCCGGGACGCACCGATCACTTCATCCACCCGTATTCGGAAGCGATCCGCGACCGCATCGTCTTCAACTTCCAGATCAACAACATGACCCACAAGCCCAAGCTGATGGCCGTGACTGGCCTCACCGCGGGCGCGGGCACTTCCACCATCGCCGCCGGCTTGGCCAAGGCCTTCTCCGAGGTCAATGGCGCGAAGGTGCTGCTGGTCGATCTGAATTCCTCCTATCCGGACGACAACCCGATGTTCGGCAACAAGCCGCTTCACTCGGTGGTCGGCGCCCTGCAGGCCGCACGCAATACCCGCTTCAAGGAAGGCGGCCAGAATCTCTACCTCGCCAGCGCAGCCGCGGCGAAGTCGGACTCCGCCACTCCGTTCGGCCCGATGCACCTTTACGAACTCCTCCCGCATTTCCGGGCCAGCGAGTTCGACTACGTCATCTTCGACATGCCGCCGATGGGCCAGACCAGCCCCACGCTCGCCATGGCAGGCCTGATGGACAAGGTCCTCCTCGTCGTCGACGGCGAAGACACCAGCCGCGACGCCCTCAAGTGGGGCTACTCGGAACTGATCAAGGGCCGCGCCGACGTCTCCTGCGTCTTCAACAAGGCCCGCTCCCATGCCCCGCGTTGGGTCGCCGGGGAAATCTGA
- a CDS encoding sugar transferase, with the protein MIRLRHKVLIHSFRLIDQLMLVAAAALIIYFRSDIARLGGHTATPATYRMADTIGMLFLAFGWVGIFAYTIRYKADRFVALTTQIKDLIKATTLAAFWLMIVSGIFSVGSFNTLNILVFWTGVTATGVVSRLFLRLVLMSARRSGYNYRYLLIIGANSRASEVAAKVDAKPELGYKIVGFVAENDSARQAWDGQPHHRAEVLGMLDDLQGVLKRERVDEMMVCLPVESRFSDIVTIIQHARDLGVVVRLMPDVKDDTLFKNVHLEEFDGQHVVTMFREQMLLQLLAKRMVDASLSLAALIVLAPLMIVVAVLIKITSPGPVFFAQDRVGMNQRSFRIYKFRSMVVDAEARKKDLAHLNEIADGPAFKMKNDPRITRIGSFIRKTSIDELPQLFNVLHGEMSLVGPRPPLPDEVKKYEWLFRKRLSVKPGITCVWQISGRSNTTFERWMEMDSEYIDNWSIWLDFKILVKTVPAVLFGRGAS; encoded by the coding sequence ATGATTCGCCTTCGCCACAAGGTGCTGATCCATAGTTTCCGCTTGATTGACCAGCTCATGCTGGTGGCAGCGGCAGCCCTGATCATCTACTTCCGTTCGGACATCGCCCGCTTGGGCGGTCACACGGCCACGCCCGCCACCTATCGGATGGCGGATACCATCGGCATGCTCTTCCTGGCCTTTGGCTGGGTCGGTATCTTCGCCTATACCATCCGCTACAAGGCCGACCGCTTTGTCGCGCTGACCACCCAGATCAAGGATCTCATCAAGGCCACCACCCTGGCGGCCTTCTGGCTGATGATCGTCAGCGGGATCTTCTCGGTCGGCAGCTTCAATACCCTCAATATCCTCGTCTTCTGGACCGGGGTCACTGCGACCGGAGTCGTCAGCCGCCTGTTCCTCCGGCTGGTCCTCATGAGCGCACGGCGCTCCGGCTACAACTACCGCTACCTGCTCATCATCGGCGCGAACTCGCGTGCCAGCGAGGTGGCTGCCAAGGTCGATGCCAAGCCCGAGCTCGGCTACAAGATCGTCGGCTTCGTCGCGGAAAACGACAGCGCTCGCCAGGCCTGGGATGGACAGCCCCATCACCGCGCCGAAGTGCTCGGAATGCTCGATGACCTGCAAGGCGTCCTCAAGCGCGAGCGGGTCGATGAAATGATGGTCTGCCTCCCGGTCGAGTCCCGTTTCAGTGACATCGTCACCATCATCCAGCACGCCCGCGACCTCGGCGTCGTCGTGCGCCTGATGCCGGACGTGAAGGACGACACGCTCTTCAAGAACGTCCACCTCGAGGAATTCGATGGCCAGCATGTCGTCACCATGTTCCGCGAGCAGATGCTGCTGCAGCTCCTCGCCAAGCGCATGGTGGATGCCTCCCTCTCCCTCGCCGCACTGATTGTGCTCGCCCCGCTGATGATCGTGGTGGCGGTGCTGATCAAGATCACCAGCCCCGGCCCCGTCTTCTTCGCCCAGGACCGCGTCGGCATGAACCAGCGCAGCTTCCGCATCTACAAGTTCCGCTCCATGGTGGTGGACGCCGAAGCCAGGAAGAAGGATCTCGCCCATCTCAACGAAATTGCCGATGGCCCGGCCTTCAAGATGAAGAACGACCCGCGGATCACCCGGATCGGCAGCTTCATCCGCAAGACCAGCATCGACGAATTGCCACAGCTTTTCAACGTGCTGCACGGCGAGATGAGCCTCGTCGGCCCGCGCCCGCCGCTTCCCGATGAGGTGAAGAAGTACGAATGGCTCTTCCGCAAGCGCCTCTCCGTGAAGCCCGGCATCACCTGCGTCTGGCAGATCAGCGGCCGTAGCAACACGACCTTCGAGCGCTGGATGGAGATGGACAGCGAGTACATCGACAACTGGTCGATCTGGCTCGATTTCAAGATCCTCGTCAAAACCGTGCCCGCCGTCTTGTTCGGCCGCGGAGCGTCATGA
- a CDS encoding acyltransferase — translation MPSLSKVLNFAGSLIDPRSYLHILKMIHYSGYSHVRERGKITKGKGTGIAPNASLRNGERIQMGHDCHIGERCYLWAGDSTGRIIIGNFVSLAPEVFITASDYRFEAGKPFRQQPKNERDIRIGNDVWLGARVVITAGVTIGDGCIVGAGAVVTKDLPAGSIAAGVPARVIGTREPVTAGQSSPP, via the coding sequence ATGCCCTCCCTTTCCAAAGTCCTGAATTTCGCCGGGTCCCTCATCGATCCCCGGTCGTATCTTCACATCCTGAAAATGATCCACTACAGCGGCTACAGTCATGTCCGCGAACGTGGCAAGATCACGAAGGGCAAGGGCACGGGCATCGCCCCGAATGCCTCGCTGCGAAACGGCGAGCGCATCCAGATGGGCCACGACTGTCACATCGGCGAGCGTTGTTACCTGTGGGCCGGCGATTCCACCGGCCGCATCATCATCGGGAACTTCGTCTCGCTCGCGCCCGAAGTTTTCATCACTGCTTCAGACTATCGCTTCGAAGCCGGCAAACCCTTCCGGCAACAACCGAAGAACGAACGCGACATCCGCATCGGAAATGACGTGTGGCTCGGTGCCCGCGTCGTCATCACCGCCGGCGTCACCATCGGTGACGGCTGCATCGTCGGTGCCGGAGCTGTCGTCACCAAAGATCTTCCCGCCGGCTCGATCGCCGCGGGAGTCCCTGCCCGGGTCATCGGAACACGAGAACCCGTAACTGCTGGTCAATCATCCCCCCCATGA
- a CDS encoding glycosyltransferase family 2 protein, whose product MKADVAIVIVSYNSRDHIGACLESVFAQRKSVTQQVIVVDNDSRDDTVNFIRENFPEVELVLPGANLGFAKGVNLGVKHSNAEYVLLLNPDTEILDHAVDVIVDFARKNPNHGLYGGRTLRPDGSLEPSSCWGRPTLWSMTLFAFGLTTIAPKNRFLDPESLGSWQRDTVREVGVITGCFLLSPTEVWNQLGGLDERYFMYGEDADLAMRAHAAGYRPVICPDATLIHEVGACSDTPVHKTMLLYRGKASLVRTHWTGLAQWLGLFFLATGTGLRAAISKVKGSNPDSSNSAAARWQTLWSERNKWICGYSSSPTA is encoded by the coding sequence ATGAAAGCCGACGTAGCCATCGTCATCGTGTCCTACAATTCGCGGGACCACATCGGAGCCTGCCTCGAAAGCGTCTTCGCCCAGAGGAAGTCCGTCACCCAACAGGTCATCGTGGTCGATAACGACTCCCGCGATGATACCGTCAATTTCATCCGCGAGAACTTCCCGGAAGTCGAACTGGTGCTGCCCGGCGCCAACCTCGGCTTTGCCAAGGGCGTGAACCTCGGCGTGAAGCACTCGAATGCGGAGTATGTGCTGCTCCTCAATCCGGATACCGAGATCCTCGACCACGCCGTCGATGTGATCGTCGACTTCGCCCGCAAGAATCCGAATCACGGCCTCTACGGTGGCCGCACCCTTCGTCCGGATGGCAGCCTCGAGCCGTCTTCCTGCTGGGGTCGCCCCACGCTGTGGAGCATGACCTTGTTCGCCTTCGGTCTCACCACCATCGCGCCGAAAAACCGCTTCCTCGATCCCGAGTCGCTCGGCTCCTGGCAACGCGACACCGTCCGTGAAGTCGGCGTCATCACCGGCTGCTTTCTGCTCTCCCCCACGGAGGTGTGGAACCAGCTCGGCGGTCTCGACGAGCGCTACTTCATGTATGGCGAGGATGCCGACCTGGCCATGCGCGCCCACGCCGCCGGCTACCGCCCGGTCATCTGCCCGGACGCGACCCTCATCCACGAAGTCGGCGCCTGCTCCGACACGCCGGTCCACAAGACGATGCTGCTCTACCGCGGCAAGGCGAGCTTGGTCCGCACGCACTGGACCGGCCTCGCCCAATGGCTCGGCCTGTTCTTCCTCGCCACCGGCACCGGCCTCCGCGCCGCCATCAGCAAGGTGAAGGGCTCCAACCCGGACTCTTCCAATAGCGCCGCCGCCCGCTGGCAGACGCTGTGGTCGGAGCGCAACAAGTGGATCTGCGGCTACAGCAGCAGCCCCACCGCCTGA